A region from the Malus domestica chromosome 07, GDT2T_hap1 genome encodes:
- the LOC103426365 gene encoding putative ribosomal large subunit pseudouridine synthase SVR1, chloroplastic, protein MASVAGAAAALASLSSSLLSKPSLSLIPIRTLPRLTCSLATSSSSQEFNITFAPPKPKPKPDSAELDQDALAGQLIIPWIVRGEDGNLKLQSHPPARFLQAIETKSKSAKKKEGAEKRVPTAEPKYSKAARRFYNENFRDAEQRLSKVLAAAGVASRRSSEQLIFDGKVTVNGSVCNTPQTKVDPGRDIIYVNGNRIPKRLPPKVYLALNKPKGYICASGENKSVLGLFEDYLKTWDKRNSGVPRPRLFTVGRLDVATTGLIIVTNDGDFAQKISHPSSNLSKEYIAAIEGVVSKRHLLAISEGTSIDGVHCTPDSVELLPQQPDMPRPRLRIVVHEGRNHEVRELVKNAGLEIHSLKRVRIGGFRLPSDLGLGKHMDLKQGDLGALGWKS, encoded by the exons ATGGCGTCGGTGGCAGGAGCAGCAGCAGCGCTagcttctctctcctcctccctcctctccaaaccctccctctctctcatcccCATCCGCACACTCCCCCGCCTCACCTGCTCCCTCGCCACTTCCTCCTCTTCTCAGGAGTTCAACATCACATTCGCGCCACCGAAGCCCAAGCCCAAACCCGACTCCGCCGAGCTCGACCAGGATGCCCTCGCCGGGCAGCTCATCATCCCCTGGATCGTCCGCGGCGAGGACGGCAACCTCAAGCTCCAGTCGCACCCTCCCGCGCGTTTCCTCCAGGCCATCGAGACCAAGAGTAAGAGTGCCAAGAAGAAGGAGGGCGCCGAGAAGCGCGTGCCCACGGCCGAGCCCAAGTACTCGAAAGCCGCCCGGAGGTTCTACAACGAGAATTTCAGAGACGCCGAGCAGCGGCTCAGCAAGGTTCTCGCTGCCGCCGGAG TGGCATCGAGGAGGAGCAGTGAGCAGCTTATCTTTGATGGGAAGGTCACTGTGAATGGTTCTGTGTGCAATACTCCTCAA ACTAAAGTTGATCCTGGAAGGGATATTATATATGTCAACGGAAATCGGATTCCGAAGAGACTGCCTCCAAAGGTTTATCTTGCCCTTAACAAGCCAAAAGG GTACATTTGCGCATCTGGGGAGAATAAATCTGTGTTGGGTCTATTTGAAGATTATTTGAAGACTTGG GATAAGAGAAATTCAGGAGTACCCAGACCACGACTATTTACTGTTGGCCGTCTTGATGTTGCCACAACTGGGTTGATCATTGTGACCAATGATG GAGATTTTGCTCAGAAGATATCACATCCGTCTTCAAACTTGTCAAAGGA ATACATTGCAGCAATAGAAGGTGTAGTTAGTAAGCGGCACCTGTTAGCCATCAGTGAGGGAACAAGCATCGATGGTGTCCATTGCACCCCAGATTCTGTGGAATTACTGCCACAACAACCAGATATGCCAAGACCCCGTTTGCGTATTGTG GTTCATGAAGGGAGGAACCATGAAGTACGAGAACTTGTTAAAAATGCTGGACTTGAG ATACATTCACTAAAGCGTGTACGTATAGGTGGCTTCAGACTTCCGTCAGATCTTGG GCTTGGAAAGCACATGGACTTAAAACAAGGGGATCTTGGCGCCTTGGGTTGGAAAAGTTAG
- the LOC103426366 gene encoding glycerol-3-phosphate dehydrogenase SDP6, mitochondrial-like: MATATRLRRLGAAACVATAASGAFLLQPSFSANDRGNGPSSLGAVRQRISDPNAVVPSRAAQEAALISASASNPLDILVIGGGATGSGVALDAVTRGLRVGLVEREDFSSGTSSRSTKLIHGGVRYLEKAVFNLDYGQLKLVFHALEERKQVIENAPHLCHALPCMTPCFDWFEVVYYWMGLKMYDLVAGLRLLHVSRYYSAQESVELFPTLARKGNNKSLKGTVVYYDGQMNDARLNVGLACTAAVAGAAVLNHAEVVALLKDEASNRTIGARIRDNLSGKEFDIYAKVVVNAAGPFCDSLRKMADQDAKPMICPSSGVHIVLPDYYSPEGMGLIVPKTKDGRVVFMLPWLGRTIAGTTDSNTSITLLPEPHEDEIQFILDAICDYLNVKVRRTDVLSAWSGIRPLATDPSAKSTESISRDHVVCEDYPGLVTITGGKWTTYRGMAEDAVNAAIKSGNLTPENGCLTSKLQIVGGDGWDPASFTVIAQQYVRMKNSHGKVVPAVMDTAAARHLSHAYGTFAERVAAIAQNENLGKRLAHGYPFLEAEVAYCARNEYCESAIDFIARRSRLAFLDTDAASKALPRVIEILATEHKWDNSRQKYELEKAKEFLETFKSSKNAQFHDGKHV; this comes from the exons atGGCCACCGCCACACGCCTGCGTCGGCTCGGAGCTGCCGCCTGCGTCGCCACCGCGGCAAGCGGCGCCTTTCTCCTCCAGCCTTCCTTCTCCGCCAACGACCGCGGCAATGGACCCTCCTCCCTCGGCGCCGTTCGCCAGAGGATCAGCGACCCGAACGCTGTCGTTCCGTCTAGAGCGGCTCAGGAGGCCGCTCTGATTAGCGCGAGCGCTTCCAACCCGCTCGACATTCTCGTCATCGGCGGTGGCGCTACCGGAAGTGGCGTCGCTCTTGACGCCGTCACCAGAGGCCTCCGCGTCGGCCTCGTCGAGCGCGAGGACTTCTCTTCTGGAACGTCGTCGCGGTCCACCAAGCTAATTCATGGAG GTGTTCGGTACTTGGAGAAAGCCGTGTTTAATCTTGACTATGGACAGCTGAAGTTGGTATTCCATGCGCTTGAGGAGCGTAAACAGGTTATTGAGAATGCACCACACCTCTGTCATGCTTTGCCATGCATGACACCGTGTTTTGACTGGTTTGAGGTAGTGTACTACTGGATGGGCTTGAAAATGTACGATTTGGTGGCAGGACTACGACTCTTACATGTGTCCAGATATTATTCGGCACAAGAATCTGTTGAGCTGTTCCCCACCCTTGCCAGGAAGGGTAACAATAAAAGCTTGAAGGGCACCGTGGTGTATTATGATGGGCAGATGAATGACGCACGTCTTAATGTTGGATTGGCGTGCACTGCTGCCGTAGCTGGTGCAGCAGTGCTTAACCATGCAGAAGTGGTTGCTTTGTTGAAGGATGAGGCTAGCAATCGGACAATTGGTGCAAGAATCCGAGACAACTTATCAG GGAAAGAGTTTGATATATATGCAAAAGTCGTCGTGAATGCTGCCGGGCCATTTTGTGACTCTTTAAGGAAGATGGCAGATCAAGATGCAAAACCAATGATATGCCCAAGCAGCGGTGTACATATCGTACTTCCTGACTATTACTCTCCTGAGGGTATGGGTTTGATTGTTCCTAAAACTAAGGATGGACGTGTTGTTTTCATGCTTCCATGGTTGGGACGAACAATTGCTGGCACCACAGATTCCAACACCTCTATTACTCTTCTTCCTGAACCACATGAGGATGAGATTCAGTTCATACTGGATGCCATTTGTGATTACCTTAATGTCAAG GTACGCCGCACGGACGTTCTCTCTGCGTGGAGTGGTATTCGGCCATTGGCAACGGATCCATCTGCAAAAAGCACTGAGAGCATCTCCAGAGATCATGTTGTATGTGAAGATTATCCTGGTTTGGTAACAATCACGGGCGGCAAGTGGACTACTTACCGTGG CATGGCAGAAGATGCGGTTAATGCAGCAATAAAGTCTGGAAATCTGACCCCAGAAAATGGATGTTTGACCTCCAAGCTGCAGATCGTCGGTGGAGACGGATGGGACCCTGCATCTTTTACAGTTATAGCTCAACAATATGTGCGCATGAAGAACAGCCATGGTAAAGTTGTTCCTGCAGTGATGGACACTGCTGCAGCAAGGCATCTGTCCCATGCATATGGTACTTTTGCTGAACGAGTTGCTGCCATTGCTCAG aacGAAAATCTGGGGAAGAGGCTTGCCCATGGATACCCCTTTCTAGAGGCTGAGGTTGCCTACTGTGCTCGAAATGAGTACTGTGAATCTGCCATTGATTTCATTGCTAGGAGATCTCGGCTTGCTTTCCTCGACACTGATGCGGCAAGCAAGGCATTGCCACGTGTGATTGAAATTTTAGCAACTGAACACAAGTGGGACAATTCTAGGCAGAAGTACGAGTTAGAGAAAGCCAAGGAATTTTTGGAAactttcaaatcttcaaaaaatgCTCAGTTCCATGATGGGAAACACGTTTA G
- the LOC114825879 gene encoding LOW QUALITY PROTEIN: NADH-ubiquinone oxidoreductase chain 3 (The sequence of the model RefSeq protein was modified relative to this genomic sequence to represent the inferred CDS: substituted 1 base at 1 genomic stop codon): protein MRFNSTHPKNLLAYECGFDPFDDVXSYFDIRFYLVSLLFIIFDPKVTFSFPWAVPLNKIDMFGSWSMMGILLILTIRSLYE from the exons ATGCGTTTCAA TTCAACCCATCCAAAAAATTTGTTGGCCTATGAATGTGGTTTCGATCCTTTCGATGATGTCTGAAGTTATTTCGATATACGATTTTATCTTGTTTCACTTTTATTTATTATCTTTGATCCAAAAGTAACGTTTTCCTTTCCTTGGGCAGTACCTCTCAACAAAATTGATATGTTTGGATCTTGGTCCATGATGGGCATTTTATTGATTTTGACAATCCGATCTCTTTATGAATGA
- the LOC103426347 gene encoding kinesin-like protein KIN-UC: protein MAAASSSSSSSSVRSSSSSTASAAAGHTNGGNSTSGRSERQTTSSAQVPPAHSTRQTTSSSQANSHRSRPSSSSSRRSVTPNSRTPHSNPEYQQEAGRVRVAVRLRPRNLEDRISDFDFADSVELQPELKRLKLRKNNWSSESYRFDEVFTESASQNRVYQVVAKPVVESVLSGYNGTVMAYGQTGTGKTYTVGSLGRDDASERGIMVRALEDILSTTSAASDSVEVSYLQLYMESIQDLLAPEKINIPIHEDPKTGEVSLPGASVVRIKDLDHFLQLLQIGEANRHAANTKLNTESSRSHAILMVFVRRSVQENGTDEIASQEKASRADLSIRHGAPIVRKSKLLIVDLAGSERIDKSGSEGHLLEEAKFINLSLTSLGKCINALAENSPHIPIRDSKLTRLLRDSFGGSARTSLIVTIGPSARHYAETTSTIMFGQRAMRIVNMVKLKEEFDYESLCRKLENQVDHLTAQLERQQKLLDSNKLELERQLKECQDSFAEAKNNLSTKSQLLEKENARLELDLKDLLDELNCQKEHSDLMHDKVAQLEASLERGEFLEKENTRLELDLKDLSDKLNHEKEHSNLMHDKVAKLEASLEHGKQHQLESSMYQKILADTTQMYEEKIAKLIKELDDERARAESTEKQLDETTKLLTDGQKAIQQHQMENSAYQSALADTTQMYEKKIAELMDQLENEHARFEDLEEQLDVEKKRRNRQNSMQGKKEIDELRVQLEEMNQLHEQTLNKYWSLKSECTDLSEEKARLKEELQDAKQRLLIEEKLRKSVENELIKLKKAAPEKEDEFEDKKSYMKENIHKGSSAFGNPMGLHNSNPSRDSISGQRATIAKICEEVGLQKILQLLTSEDIDVQTHAVKVVANLAAEDTNQAKIVEEGGLDALLALLRSSQNTTILRVASGAIANLAMNEVNQGLIMSRGGAQLLAETARNTNDPQTLRMVAGALANLCGNEGLHTMLKEDGGIKALLGMARLGSSEVIAQVARGLANFAKCESRGTIQGHRKGRSLLMDDGALTWLIINSNTTSTSIQRHIELALCHLAQNEDNARDFISSGGLQEIIRISAESSRDDIRNLAKKALRVNPKFYNQMHGE, encoded by the exons ATGGccgctgcttcttcttcttcttcttcctcttccgtaCGATCATCGTCGTCGTCGACTGCATCTGCGGCAGCAGGGCATACTAATGGCGGTAACAGTACTAGTGGAAGGTCCGAGAGGCAAACGACGTCGTCGGCACAAGTCCCTCCTGCTCACTCCACCAGACAGACGACGTCGTCCTCGCAAGCCAACAGCCACCGCTCGCGGCCTTCTTCTTCCAGTTCACGGCGCTCCGTCACTCCCAATTCGAGAACTCCTCACTCTAACCCCGAATATCAacaag AGGCCGGAAGAGTGAGGGTCGCTGTCAGGCTTCGACCGAGAAATCTGGAGGATCGCATTTCGGATTTTGATTTCGCAGACAGTGTTGAGCTGCAGCCTGAG CTGAAGCGGCTGAAGTTGAGAAAGAACAATTGGAGTTCAGAGTCTTACAGATTTGATGAAGTTTTTACGGAATCCGCCTCACAAAATCGGGTTTATCAAGTGGTGGCAAAACCTGTAGTTGAG AGTGTGTTGAGTGGATATAATGGGACAGTTATGGCTTATGGCCAAACCGGTACTGGGAAAACTTACACAGTTGGCAGTCTGGGTAGAGATGATGCGTCCGAGCGTGGCATTATGGTTAGAGCCTTGGAGGACATACTCTCGACCACGTCTGCCGCTTCTGATAGTGTGGAAGTTTCCTACTTGCAG TTGTACATGGAATCTATTCAAGATTTGCTTGCACCAGAAAAGATTAATATTCCTATTCACGAGGACCCCAAGACTGGTGAGGTGTCACTTcctggtgcttcagtagtaagAATTAAAGACCTTGATCACTTTTTACAACTGCTACAAATTGGTGAGGCAAATCGTCATGCAGCTAACACGAAGCTGAATACAGAATCTTCACGCAGTCATGCGATTCTTATG GTTTTTGTTCGTAGATCTGTGCAAGAAAATGGTACAGATGAGATCGCTTCtcaagaaaaagcctctagAGCTGATTTATCTATTAGGCATGGTGCACCTATAGTTCGAAAAAGCAAGTTGCTGATTGTCGATCTTGCAGGATCTGAAAGAATAGATAAATCTG GCAGTGAGGGTCACTTGCTCGAGGAGGCGAAATTTATAAATCTTTCACTTACTTCCCTTGGAAAATGTATAAATGCATTGGCGGAAAACAGTCCACATATCCCTATCAGAGATTCTAAGCTTACAAGGTTGCTTCGTGATTCATTTGGAG GCTCTGCGAGGACCTCTCTGATAGTAACGATTGGGCCGTCAGCACGACACTATGCGGAGACAACTAGCACGATAATGTTTGGACAAAGG GCAATGAGAATAGTAAACATGGTAAAACTTAAAGAAGAATTTGATTATGAGAGTCTATGTCGGAAGCTTGAGAATCAAGTAGACCATCTTACTGCACAATTAGAAAGGCAACAAAAGTTGTTGGACAGTAATAAATTGGAATTGGAAAGACAGCTGAAAGAGTGTCAAGATTCTTTTGCTGAGGCCAAGAACAATCTAAGCACAAAGTCTCAG TTATTGGAGAAAGAAAATGCTCGTTTGGAGCTGGATCTGAAAGATCTTTTAGATGAGCTGAACTGTCAAAAAGAACACAGTGATCTGATGCATGATAAGGTTGCACAGCTCGAAGCGAGTTTAGAACGTGGAGAG TTTCTGGAGAAGGAAAATACTCGTTTGGAGTTGGATCTGAAAGATCTTTCAGATAAACTGAACCATGAGAAAGAACACAGTAACCTGATGCATGATAAAGTTGCAAAACTTGAAGCAAGTTTAGAACATGGCAAG CAACACCAGCTTGAAAGTTCTATGTATCAGAAAATATTAGCTGATACCACTCAGATGTATGAAGAGAAAATAGCAAAGTTGATTAAGGAGCTAGATGATGAGCGTGCTCGTGCTGAAAGCACAGAGAAACAGTTAGATGAAACAACGAAGCTTCTGACTGACGGCCAAAAGGCTATTCAG CAACATCAGATGGAAAATTCTGCATATCAATCAGCACTTGCAGACACTACTCAGATGTATGAGAAAAAAATAGCTGAGTTAATGGACCAATTGGAAAATGAGCATGCCCGTTTTGAAGATCTAGAAGAGCAGTTGGATGTGGAGAAGAAACGACGTAACCGTCAAAACTCAATGCAG GGGAAGAAAGAGATTGATGAACTTAGAGTGCAGTTAGAAGAAATGAATCAGCTACATGAACAAACTCTAAACAAATATTGGTCCTTGAAATCAGAATGCACTGATCTCTCAGAAGAGAAG GCAAGACTCAAGGAAGAACTTCAAGATGCGAAGCAAAGACTTTTAATTGAAGAGAAGCTGAGGAAGTCTGTAGAAAATGAGCTAATCAAATTAAAGAAGGCTGCACCGGAGAAAGAAGATGAGTTTGAG GACAAGAAGTCGtatatgaaggaaaatatacaTAAAGGGTCTTCTGCGTTTGGGAATCCAATGGGATTACACAATTCGAATCCATCAAGGGATTCAATTTCTGGTCAGAGGGCCACCATTGCAAAAATATGCGAAGAAG TTGGGCTTCAAAAGATCTTACAACTGCTGACATCCGAAGATATAGATGTTCAAACCCATGCTGTGAAGGTGGTTGCCAACCTTGCAGCTGAAG aTACTAATCAGGCAAAGATTGTTGAGGAAGGCGGTTTAGATGCTTTGCTTGCGCTGTTGCGGTCTTCACAAAATACAACTATCCTTAGAGTTGCTTCTGGGGCCATTGCCAATTTGGCAATGAATG AGGTAAATCAAGGCCTAATTATGAGCAGAGGTGGAGCTCAACTACTCGCAGAGACAGCAAGAAACACAAATGATCCACAAACTCTTAGAATGGTTGCTGGTGCACTCGCTAATTTATGTGGAAATG AAGGATTACATACAATGCTGAAGGAAGATGGAGGAATTAAGGCACTCTTGGGAATGGCAAGGTTGGGGAGTAGTGAAGTCATCGCACAGGTTGCTAGAGGACTGGCTAACTTTGCAAAATGTGAATCGCGCGGAACTATTCAAG GACATAGAAAAGGCCGCTCACTTTTGATGGACGATGGCGCCCTTACCTGGTTGATCATCAACTCCAACACCACGTCAACTTCAATCCAACGCCACATCGAGCTTGCTCTCTGCCATTTAGCGCAAAACG AGGACAATGCAAGGGATTTCATATCCAGTGGAGGGCTTCAAGAGATTATTCGAATATCGGCTGAATCCAGTCGGGACGATATCCGAAACTTGGCGAAGAAGGCGTTGAGAGTGAATCCAAAATTTTACAATCAGATGCATGGTGAATAG